In a single window of the Zea mays cultivar B73 chromosome 5, Zm-B73-REFERENCE-NAM-5.0, whole genome shotgun sequence genome:
- the LOC100283763 gene encoding transcription factor GT-3b — MQSQQQLQGSEAVQAPGRKKLKRPAGPSGREEPDDGGGGDDDEPPRRSRNTKDAQTSTSAVRGLLRDFFEQQLRLDAQRQETMERRARERLFFEDQWRQSMQRIEQERLMLEQAWAEREEQRRMREEDRAERRDALLTTLLTRLLQGDL; from the coding sequence ATGCAGAGCCAGCAGCAGCTCCAAGGGTCCGAAGCGGTCCAGGCTCCCGGTAGAAAGAAGCTGAAAAGGCCGGCCGGTCCGTCGGGACGCGAGGAAcctgacgacggcggcggcggcgacgacgacgagccGCCCCGACGAAGCAGGAACACGAAGGACGCGCAGACGTCGACGTCCGCCGTTCGTGGCCTGCTGCGCGATTTCTTCGAGCAGCAGCTGCGCTTGGACGCGCAGCGCCAGGAGACGATGGAGAGGAGGGCGCGGGAGCGGCTGTTCTTCGAAGACCAATGGCGGCAGTCGATGCAGAGGATAGAGCAGGAGAGGCTGATGCTGGAGCAGGCGTGGGCGGAGCGCGAGGAGCAGAGGAGGATGAGGGAGGAGGACAGGGCGGAGAGAAGGGACGCGCTTCTCACTACCTTGCTCACCAGGCTCCTGCAGGGAGACCTCTAG
- the LOC100382871 gene encoding Pentatricopeptide repeat-containing protein OTP51, chloroplastic-like: MATAPPCACGAPSPSLRCPLALPLPFATSHPAVRLAAPPLLARRLAVSPRRAASALEALVLESDDEEEESGIGLFQGEEWAATADERDAVRSPELEVFELEELPEQWRRSRIAWLCKELPAYKHSTFTRILNAQRKWINQDDATYITVHCLRIRHNAAAFRVYSWMVQQHWYRFNFALATRVADCLAREGKVEKCREVFDAMIKQGRVPAESTFHILVVAYLSVARGGCLEEACTIYNQMIQMGGYKPRLSLHNSLFRALVSKTGGTAKHNLRQAEFVYHNIVTSNLEVHKDIYAGLIWLHSYQDVIDRDRIKALRDEMKRAGFEESTDVLVSLMRAFSKEGDIKETEATWHWLLRSGCELPAQAYICRMELYARTGEPMKSLEMFKEMKNRNIPPNVASYHKIIEIMTKAREIEIAEKLMDEFVESDMKHLMPAFLDLMYLYLDLDMHEKLEHTFTKCLGRCRPNRILYTIYMESLVRIGNVSKAEEIFDEMHKNGMIGTNAKSANILLRGYLLAENYQKAESIYELMCKKKYDIPVESLEKLQSGLLSSKKVVKPPKPVSMKLDEEQREILIGLLLGGTQIESHAQKGVYIVNFKFQEDSHAHSALRVHIHERFFEWLPSACRSLNRESEIPYRFSTIPHAHFGFFADQFFQKGQPVLPKLVHRWLSPRVLAYWFMSGGVRLQSGDIVLKVSGGDTGGVERIVKSLQAQQSLACKVKRKGRFFWIGFQGCNADSFWKIVETYVLDSFASSTEESHNVGSDGLQDYTYYESDTQRHGRESEE; encoded by the exons ATGGCCACCGCCCCTCCCTGCGCCTGCGGCGCTCCGTCCCCATCGCTGCGATGCCCTCTAGCCCTGCCGCTCCCCTTCGCTACCTCTCATCCCGCCGTCCGGCTCGCCGCCCCGCCGCTTCTCGCGCGCCGCCTCGCCGTGTCTCCTCGAAGGGCAGCGTCAGCGCTGGAAGCCCTCGTGCTGGAATCTGACGACGAGGAAGAGGAGTCCGGGATAGGCCTGTTCCAGGGTGAGGAGTGGGCAGCGACCGCCGACGAGAGGGACGCGGTAAGGTCCCCCGAGCTGGAGGTTTTCGAGCTCGAAGAGCTGCCGGAGCAGTGGCGTCGGTCGAGGATCGCCTGGCTCTGCAAGGAGCTCCCCGCTTACAAGCACTCCACCTTCACCCGCATCCTTAATGCCCAGCGAAAGTGGATTAACCAGGACGACGCCACCTACATCACCGTCCACTGCCTCCGCATCCGCCACAACGCCGCTGCATTCCGG GTGTACAGCTGGATGGTACAGCAGCACTGGTACCGCTTCAACTTTGCACTAGCCACAAGGGTAGCCGATTGTCTTGCCAGAGAAGGCAAGGTTGAAAAGTGCCGAGAGGTGTTTGATGCGATGATCAAGCAAGGACGAGTACCGGCTGAATCCACCTTCCACATACTGGTGGTTGCATATCTCAGTGTTGCTAGGGGGGGTTGTCTTGAGGAGGCATGCACCATCTACAACCAGATGATACAGATGGGTGGCTATAAGCCTCGCCTCAGCCTGCATAATTCACTGTTCAGGGCACTTGTGAGTAAAACAGGAGGCACTGCAAAGCACAATCTCAGGCAGGCTGAGTTTGTCTACCACAATATAGTCACAAGTAACCTTGAGGTGCACAAGGATATTTATGCAGGGCTCATCTGGCTCCACAGCTATCAAGATGTCATTGATAGAGACAGGATCAAAGCTCTTAGGGATGAGATGAAGCGAGCCGGGTTTGAGGAGAGCACTGATGTGCTGGTGTCACTGATGAGGGCCTTCTCCAAGGAAGGAGATATTAAAGAAACTGAGGCAACATGGCATTGGCTTCTTCGGAGTGGTTGTGAGCTTCCTGCCCAAGCTTATATCTGCCGAATGGAGCTTTATGCACGCACTGGTGAGCCAATGAAATCCCTAGAAATGTTCAAGGAAATGAAGAACCGGAACATCCCTCCtaatgttgcatcatatcataAGATTATTGAGATAATGACAAAAGCTAGAGAGATAGAGATTGCAGAAAAACTCATGGATGAGTTTGTTGAAAGTGATATGAAACATCTGATGCCAGCCTTTCTTGACTTGATGTATTTGTATCTGGATCTGGATATGCATGAGAAACTGGAACATACTTTCACCAAATGCCTTGGCCGATGCCGTCCAAATAGAATATTATACACCATTTATATGGAATCACTTGTGAGGATTGGGAATGTCTCGAAGGCCGAGGAGATCTTTGATGAGATGCATAAAAATGGGATGATAGGTACTAATGCTAAGTCTGCCAACATCCTGCTCAGAGGCTATCTTTTGGCAGAGAACTATCAGAAAGCTGAGAGCATTTATGAGTTAATGTGTAAAAAAAAGTACGATATACCAGTGGAATCTTTGGAGAAACTTCAGAGTGGCCTCCTCAGTAGTAAGAAAGTTGTCAAGCCACCAAAACCTGTGAGCATGAAGTTGGATGAAGAGCAGCGTGAGATTCTGATTGGCTTGCTCCTTGGAGGCACTCAGATAGAATCTCATGCACAGAAAGGGGTCTACATCGTCAATTTTAAGTTCCAGGAAGATTCTCATGCTCACTCAGCTCTAAGGGTGCATATTCACGAACGTTTCTTCGAATGGCTGCCTTCAGCATGCAGATCACTGAATAGGGAGAGCGAGATCCCTTATCGATTTTCAACCATACCTCATGCACATTTCGGTTTCTTTGCAGATCAGTTCTTTCAGAAAGGCCAGCCTGTTCTCCCAAAACTTGTCCACAGGTGGCTTTCCCCACGGGTTCTGGCATATTGGTTCATGTCTGGGGGCGTCAGACTGCAATCGGGTGATATTGTTCTTAAGGTCAGTGGCGGGGACACTGGTGGTGTTGAGAGAATTGTGAAGTCCTTGCAAGCACAACAATCTTTAGCATGTAAAGTGAAGAGGAAAGGGAGATTCTTTTGGATAGGTTTCCAGGGATGTAATGCCGACTCTTTCTGGAAAATAGTCGAAACTTATGTACTGGACAGTTTTGCTAGTTCCACCGAGGAAAGCCACAATGTAGGTTCTGATGGCTTGCAAGACTATACATATTATGAGAGTGATACGCAGAGGCATGGTAGAGAAAGTGAGGAGTGA
- the LOC100284816 gene encoding Pectin acetylesterase 8 precursor, which produces MADGSLYAWWCCALGWALALVAADGFLVDITYVESAVAKGAVCLDGSAPAYHLARGSGSGENSWLVHFEGGGWCNNVTTCLQRKRTRLGSSKEMATQIAFSGILSDTPDDNPDFYNWNKVKVRYCDGSSFTGDVEEVDPATKLHYRGARIWQAVMDDLLAKGMDKAENALISGCSAGGLTSILHCDRFHDLLPPAARVKCLSDAGFFINEKDVAGVGYIAAFFNDVVTTHGSAKNLPPSCTSTLPPGTCFFPQNEVKQIQTPLFILNAAYDSWQVRNILVPGVADPHGKWHSCKHDIDQCSASQLRVLQGFRGDFLKEVAELGNSDSRGLFINSCFVHCQSEIQELWFSSDSPVLGNTTVANAVGDWFFDRSSFQKIDCPYPCDSTCHNRIYDDSSQA; this is translated from the exons ATGGCGGACGGGAGCCTCTACGCCTGGTGGTGCTGTGCCTTGGGCTGGGCGCTGGCGCTTGTCGCAGCGGACGGCTTCCTCGTGGACATCACCTATGTGGAAAGCGCCGTGGCCAAAGGAGCAG TGTGTTTGGATGGTAGTGCGCCGGCGTACCATCTCGCCCGCGGCTCCGGCTCCGGTGAGAACAGCTGGCTGGTCCATTTCGAG GGGGGAGGATGGTGCAACAATGTCACCACCTGCCTGCAACGGAAGCGCACTCGGTTGGGTTCGTCCAAGGAGATGGCGACGCAGATTGCCTTCTCCGGAATCCTGAGTGACACGCCGGATGACAACCCAG ATTTTTACAATTGGAACAAGGTCAAGGTTCGGTACTGTGATGGTTCATCTTTCACTGGAGATGTTGAAGAAGTTGACCCT GCAACAAAGCTACATTATAGAGGTGCCAGGATATGGCAAGCTGTCATGGACGACCTGCTTGCCAAAGGGATGGACAAAGCTGAAAAT GCTCTAATTTCAGGCTGTTCTGCTGGTGGTTTAACCTCCATACTACACTGTGACAGATTTCATGACCTTCTGCCGCCGGCTGCGAGGGTTAAGTGCCTTTCTGATGCTGGGTTCTTCATTAATGA GAAAGACGTTGCAGGAGTTGGGTACATTGCTGCCTTTTTCAACGACGTCGTTACAACACAT GGGTCAGCAAAGAATTTGCCGCCTTCATGCACTTCGACGTTACCTCCAGGAACG TGCTTTTTCCCCCAGAACGAGGTGAAACAGATACAGACACCTCTGTTCATCCTCAACGCAGCATATGATTCATGGCAG GTAAGGAACATTTTGGTGCCAGGAGTAGCTGACCCTCATGGAAAATGGCATAGCTGTAAGCATGATATAGACCAGTGCTCTGCATCGCAGCTACGGGTATTGCAGG GATTCAGGGGTGATTTTCTGAAGGAAGTGGCAGAACTAGGGAACTCCGACTCGAGAGGGTTGTTCATAAACTCATGCTTCGTGCACTGCCAGTCTGAGATACAGGAGCTATGGTTCTCATCTGACTCCCCCGTGCTCGGAAACACA ACAGTAGCAAACGCTGTTGGCGACTGGTTCTTCGACCGCAGCTCCTTCCAGAAGATAGACTGCCCATACCCTTGTGACTCGACCTGTCACAATCGGATCTACGATGACTCATCACAAGCATAG